The proteins below come from a single Thunnus thynnus chromosome 10, fThuThy2.1, whole genome shotgun sequence genomic window:
- the abhd5a gene encoding 1-acylglycerol-3-phosphate O-acyltransferase ABHD5 — translation MAEQAVTANAGAVEKMLSVVGAHSVFSSVRGYVDTTMRWCWIPNWLPSWCPTSQSQLKTAEDRMLQCVNSTFTKQYVPISNGNLLWTLTFSSDSVKNKTPMVLLHGFGGGVGLWAQNLDALSQRRPIFALDLLGFGQSSRPVFSSDAQEAEDQFVESIEQWRAKMGLETMVLLGHNLGGYLAVSYAIKYPSRVKHIVLVEPWGFPDRPDTAEADRPIPVWIKALGAMFSPFNPLAGLRLVGPLGPTLVQTLRPDFKRKFSSMFSDNTVSEYIYHLNVQTPSGETAFKNMTIPYGWAKRPMLQRMDQLQPAIPITIVYGSRSSIDSNSGSVIKETRPRSRVEIISIRGAGHYVYADQPEDFNRRVLQVFDKVD, via the exons ATGGCCGAGCAGGCGGTGACAGCGAACGCAGG GGCTGTTGAGAAAATGCTGTCTGTTGTTGGTGCTCACAGTGTGTTCAGCAGTGTGCGGGGCTACGTGGACACCACAATGAG GTGGTGCTGGATCCCCAACTGGCTGCCGTCATGGTGTCCCACCTCTCAGAGCCAGCTGAAGACCGCAGAGGACAGGATGCTACAAT GTGTAAACAGCACTTTTACCAAACAGTACGTCCCCATCTCCAATGGCAACCTGCTGTGGACTTTAACCTTTAGCTCTGacagtgtgaaaaacaaaaccccCATGGTTCTGCTCCATGGTTTCGGAGGTGGTGTGGGCCTCTGGGCTCAGAACCTCGATGCTCTGTCCCAGCGTCGGCCCATCTTCGCTCTTGACCTGCTGGGCTTCGGCCAGAGCAGCCGGCCTGTGTTCTCCTCAGACGCCCAGGAGGCGGAGGACCAGTTTGTGGAGTCCATAGAGCAGTGGAGGGCCAAAATGGGTCTGGAGACCATGGTACTGCTGGGACACAACCTGGGAGGATACCTGGCTGTGTCATACGCCATTAAATATCCAAGCAG AGTAAAGCACATAGTCCTGGTGGAGCCCTGGGGTTTCCCCGATCGTCCAGACACAGCAGAGGCGGACCGTCCCATCCCGGTATGGATCAAAGCTCTCGGAGCCATGTTCAGTCCTTTCAACCCCCTGGCTGGCCTGAGACTTGTTGGACCACTGG GTCCCACTCTGGTCCAGACTCTGAGACCCGACTTCAAGAGGAAGTTCTCCTCCATGTTTAGTGACAACACTGTCTCAGAGTACATCTACCACCTGAACGTGCAAACCCCgag TGGGGAAACAGCTTTTAAGAATATGACCATTCCCTACGGCTGGGCTAAGAGACCCATGCTGCAGAGGATGGACCAGCTCCAGCCCGCCATCCCCATCACCATCGTCTACGGCTCCCGCTCCAGCATCGACAGCAACTCAGGCAGCGTCATCAAAGAGACAAGGCCGCGCTCTCGTGTGGAGATCATT TCAATCCGTGGGGCTGGACATTACGTATACGCTGACCAGCCAGAGGACTTCAACCGCagagttttgcaagtatttgatAAAGTGGACTGA
- the ano10a gene encoding anoctamin-10 isoform X1 translates to MMLQEQSGDGGGPRFTPLVVLELVSDIKEEAVAWLLSRIRDPQQNGGAELLVEQLGPGVGAQEKENPNMFLVGASRQRLLSGAEDAGLFKEFNDGSMRGFTCSNKHNFKDFQGDGDNFLSMAECQYIIKHELETLRAKDETHVPGYTQAKLYPGKSIIRRLLSKGILIQVFPLHEKEELKKLCFSWYKKVKLSLQPLDDIRHYYGEGQALYFGFLEYFTFALVPMALIGLLYYVFDWEDYDKYVVFAMFNVIWCTVILELWKRFSASLAYQWGTLSRKKAFEEPRPGFHGVLGFNPVTGRQEPLYPNAKRQLRIYLVSLPFVLLCLYLSLYVMMIYFKMEGWALSVHDEDPTFWTGILLFIPSIIYAVVIEIMNLIYRYAAEFLTEWENHRLESSYQNHLVLKVLVFNFFNCFASLFYIAFVMQDIVLLRQSLATLLITSQILNQFMEAFLPYWLQRRRNKKMIRKIRKRRTLEDKELPLAEQVRLEADMSTYLGTFDDYLELFLLFGYVSLFSCVYPLSAVLVVLNNITEIYSDAFKMCRVFKRPFSDPAANIGVWQLAFEAMSVIAVVTNCALIGMSPQVKAYFPESEMQLILWTVAIEHGLLAFKFILTFLIPDVPKHIQIKLARLEFESLEALKKKRPLHGGKCLKPRSSVRASSEEERRAYRY, encoded by the exons ATGATGCTGCAGGAGCAGTCGGGAGACGGCGGCGGCCCCAGGTTCACTCCTCTGGTGGTGCTGGAGCTGGTCTCGGACATCAAAGAGGAAGCTGTCGCATGGCTGCTGAGCAGGATAAGAGACCCACAACAGAATGGAG GtgctgagctgctggtggagcAGTTGGGCCCTGGAGTCGGGGCTCAGGAGAAGGAAAACCCCAACATGTTCCTGGTGGGGGCCTCCAGACAGAGGCTGCTCTCCGGTGCCGAGGATGCTGGTCTCTTCAAGGAGTTCAATGATGGATCCATGAGGGGCTTCACCTGCTCCAACAAACATAACTTCAAAGACTTTCAAG GGGATGGGGACAACTTCCTCAGTATGGCGGAGTGTCAATACATCATTAAACATGAGCTGGAGACATTACGAGCCAAAGACGAGACTCACGTACCGGGATACACTCAGGCCAAGCTGTACCCTGGGAAATCTATCA TTCGCAGACTGCTGTCCAAAGGCATCCTGATCCAAGTGTTTCCTCTGCATGAAAAGGAGGAACTTAAgaaactttgtttttcctgGTACAAGAAGGTGAAGCTGTCTCTTCAGCCTCTTG ATGACATCAGACACTACTATGGAGAGGGTCAAGCGCTCTACTTTGGCTTCCTGGAGTACTTCACCTTCGCCCTGGTGCCTATGGCTCTCATTGGGTTGCTTTATTATGTGTTTGACTGGGAGGATTACGATAAATACGTCGTCTTTGCTATGTTCAACGTGATCTGGTGCACTGTTATCCTGGAG TTATGGAAGCGTTTCAGCGCCTCACTTGCCTACCAGTGGGGCACACTGAGCAGGAAAAAGGCGTTTGAAGAACCTCGGCCTGGTTTCCACGGCGTCCTCGGGTTCAACCCTGTGACGGGTCGTCAGGAGCCTCTCTACCCCAACGCCAAGAGGCAGCTCCGTATATACCTCGTGTCCCTGCCCTTCGTCCTGCTCTGCCTCTACCTGTCCCTCTACGTCATGATGATCTACTTTAAGATGGAAGGATGGGCGCTGTCGGTCCACGATGAGGACCCTACCTTCTGGACAGGAATACTGTTGTTCATCCCCAGTATTATCTATGCTGTGGTCATTGAGATCATGAACCTCATCTACAGATATGCTGCTGAGTTCCTCACTGAGTGGG AAAATCACAGGTTAGAGTCCTCATATCAGAATCACTTGGTCCTCAAAGTGTTAGTA TTCAACTTCTTCAACTGCTTCGCCTCACTGTTTTACATCGCCTTCGTCATGCAAGACATAGTgctgctcagacag AGTCTGGCCACCTTGTTGATCACCAGTCAGATCTTGAATCAGTTCATGGAGGCTTTCCTGCCTTACTGGCTCCAGAGGAGACGCAACAAGAAGATGATCCGTAAAATCCGGAAGAGAAGAACCCTGGAGGACAAGGAGCTTCCTCTGGCCGAGCAGGTCCGACTTGAGGCCGACATGAGCACGTACTTG ggTACATTTGATGACTACCTGGAGCTGTTCCTGCTCTTCGGTTATGTCAGTCTGTTCTCGTGCGTCTACCCTCTATCCGCTGTCCTCGTGGTGTTGAACAACATCACCGAGATTTACTCCGATGCCTTCAAGATGTGCCGTGTGTTCAAACGACCCTTCTCGGACCCAGCAGCAAACATAGGAGTCTGGCAG CTCGCCTTTGAGGCCATGAGTGTGATAGCCGTTGTGACCAACTGCGCACTCATCGGCATGTCTCCACAAGTCAAGGCTTATTTCCCAGAGTCAGAGATGCAGCTCATACTGTGGACAGTGGCTATTGAG CATGGGCTGCTGGCCTTCAAGTTCATCCTGACCTTCCTcatcccagatgttcccaaacaCATCCAGATCAAACTGGCTCGTCTGGAGTTTGAATCACTGGAGGCGCTCAAGAAAAAG AGACCGCTCCATGGAGG
- the ano10a gene encoding anoctamin-10 isoform X2, with protein MMLQEQSGDGGGPRFTPLVVLELVSDIKEEAVAWLLSRIRDPQQNGGAELLVEQLGPGVGAQEKENPNMFLVGASRQRLLSGAEDAGLFKEFNDGSMRGFTCSNKHNFKDFQGDGDNFLSMAECQYIIKHELETLRAKDETHVPGYTQAKLYPGKSIIRRLLSKGILIQVFPLHEKEELKKLCFSWYKKVKLSLQPLDDIRHYYGEGQALYFGFLEYFTFALVPMALIGLLYYVFDWEDYDKYVVFAMFNVIWCTVILELWKRFSASLAYQWGTLSRKKAFEEPRPGFHGVLGFNPVTGRQEPLYPNAKRQLRIYLVSLPFVLLCLYLSLYVMMIYFKMEGWALSVHDEDPTFWTGILLFIPSIIYAVVIEIMNLIYRYAAEFLTEWENHRLESSYQNHLVLKVLVFNFFNCFASLFYIAFVMQDIVLLRQSLATLLITSQILNQFMEAFLPYWLQRRRNKKMIRKIRKRRTLEDKELPLAEQVRLEADMSTYLGTFDDYLELFLLFGYVSLFSCVYPLSAVLVVLNNITEIYSDAFKMCRVFKRPFSDPAANIGVWQLAFEAMSVIAVVTNCALIGMSPQVKAYFPESEMQLILWTVAIEHGLLAFKFILTFLIPDVPKHIQIKLARLEFESLEALKKKKMLEASEFSKSVQ; from the exons ATGATGCTGCAGGAGCAGTCGGGAGACGGCGGCGGCCCCAGGTTCACTCCTCTGGTGGTGCTGGAGCTGGTCTCGGACATCAAAGAGGAAGCTGTCGCATGGCTGCTGAGCAGGATAAGAGACCCACAACAGAATGGAG GtgctgagctgctggtggagcAGTTGGGCCCTGGAGTCGGGGCTCAGGAGAAGGAAAACCCCAACATGTTCCTGGTGGGGGCCTCCAGACAGAGGCTGCTCTCCGGTGCCGAGGATGCTGGTCTCTTCAAGGAGTTCAATGATGGATCCATGAGGGGCTTCACCTGCTCCAACAAACATAACTTCAAAGACTTTCAAG GGGATGGGGACAACTTCCTCAGTATGGCGGAGTGTCAATACATCATTAAACATGAGCTGGAGACATTACGAGCCAAAGACGAGACTCACGTACCGGGATACACTCAGGCCAAGCTGTACCCTGGGAAATCTATCA TTCGCAGACTGCTGTCCAAAGGCATCCTGATCCAAGTGTTTCCTCTGCATGAAAAGGAGGAACTTAAgaaactttgtttttcctgGTACAAGAAGGTGAAGCTGTCTCTTCAGCCTCTTG ATGACATCAGACACTACTATGGAGAGGGTCAAGCGCTCTACTTTGGCTTCCTGGAGTACTTCACCTTCGCCCTGGTGCCTATGGCTCTCATTGGGTTGCTTTATTATGTGTTTGACTGGGAGGATTACGATAAATACGTCGTCTTTGCTATGTTCAACGTGATCTGGTGCACTGTTATCCTGGAG TTATGGAAGCGTTTCAGCGCCTCACTTGCCTACCAGTGGGGCACACTGAGCAGGAAAAAGGCGTTTGAAGAACCTCGGCCTGGTTTCCACGGCGTCCTCGGGTTCAACCCTGTGACGGGTCGTCAGGAGCCTCTCTACCCCAACGCCAAGAGGCAGCTCCGTATATACCTCGTGTCCCTGCCCTTCGTCCTGCTCTGCCTCTACCTGTCCCTCTACGTCATGATGATCTACTTTAAGATGGAAGGATGGGCGCTGTCGGTCCACGATGAGGACCCTACCTTCTGGACAGGAATACTGTTGTTCATCCCCAGTATTATCTATGCTGTGGTCATTGAGATCATGAACCTCATCTACAGATATGCTGCTGAGTTCCTCACTGAGTGGG AAAATCACAGGTTAGAGTCCTCATATCAGAATCACTTGGTCCTCAAAGTGTTAGTA TTCAACTTCTTCAACTGCTTCGCCTCACTGTTTTACATCGCCTTCGTCATGCAAGACATAGTgctgctcagacag AGTCTGGCCACCTTGTTGATCACCAGTCAGATCTTGAATCAGTTCATGGAGGCTTTCCTGCCTTACTGGCTCCAGAGGAGACGCAACAAGAAGATGATCCGTAAAATCCGGAAGAGAAGAACCCTGGAGGACAAGGAGCTTCCTCTGGCCGAGCAGGTCCGACTTGAGGCCGACATGAGCACGTACTTG ggTACATTTGATGACTACCTGGAGCTGTTCCTGCTCTTCGGTTATGTCAGTCTGTTCTCGTGCGTCTACCCTCTATCCGCTGTCCTCGTGGTGTTGAACAACATCACCGAGATTTACTCCGATGCCTTCAAGATGTGCCGTGTGTTCAAACGACCCTTCTCGGACCCAGCAGCAAACATAGGAGTCTGGCAG CTCGCCTTTGAGGCCATGAGTGTGATAGCCGTTGTGACCAACTGCGCACTCATCGGCATGTCTCCACAAGTCAAGGCTTATTTCCCAGAGTCAGAGATGCAGCTCATACTGTGGACAGTGGCTATTGAG CATGGGCTGCTGGCCTTCAAGTTCATCCTGACCTTCCTcatcccagatgttcccaaacaCATCCAGATCAAACTGGCTCGTCTGGAGTTTGAATCACTGGAGGCGCTCAAGAAAAAG